A portion of the Clostridium gelidum genome contains these proteins:
- a CDS encoding Hsp70 family protein: MSLYSYRLHKDNEQEKRRPKYKEKDIRLMTTFQLREICNKEKLVKSIINPLDKEELIRLIMKYRGEKDSRLINYYMVGGIERIERFFRRSKKNISESINIDYPGKIMIYENLAIDVNDNYVLNSRENLEEGNVLLVDNNFQICSIFTIKRIKQNNKDKYFLIKNENVEVRESQSKHYNLLFFSEKESELLYDIYEGDVIEVDYSITFNSLPLLQFEVRPLKETTMPLAIDFGTSNTTAGIYIDREIFPGLNENLIENQEYADYEDDKVKFVKIIDESKENAEITPLIPSVVGVNHIKEDKIEYIFGYDAMMESKKRYIDDGLTIFYDIKRWISDFEKSEKVIDVNERTTFIKRKDIIKAYLEYVISLAQQRFKCKFKNIYISCPSKQKYKFHTLFKDILSDYTVKSENILEESVAVLYNTISELMERKKYVQGEWYKALIIDCGGGTTDLSGCSFSISNGRVSYKLDIETSYENGDTDFGGNNLTFRIMQFIKILMANSLSKSNQNINKVIIDEFKIDIFRFVDKSGVNELYETLSEEYERAEEIIPTKFQLYETRSKEDYCKVRSNYYFLFDLAEEVKKIFFANPDILKVMLAPSDIKNSEENTIAFDKWKLSYVNKGTLQGVKEAPSISLSIYEITTLIKGDVYNIIKKFLEKLYENDELYDYSLIKLTGQSCKVEIFKDALKEFMPGRIIEVNKSKKESKEEYELKLTCLKGALKYLYARNFGYADITIQSKAPTLPYLVTAYTHTGEQKVLIKGKEKVRGFISRFMDRILLKLYLKDSNDNVKYEYNYQFNEEELEKTDAKTIGDMYPNIIQHETDNIENSEVKFFVWSEEELWGFYVLAVLRKDEELYMGKAKFFYFENDKWERNFFDGLK, encoded by the coding sequence ATGAGTTTATATTCATACAGACTACATAAGGATAATGAACAAGAAAAGAGAAGACCTAAATATAAAGAAAAAGATATAAGACTCATGACTACATTTCAATTAAGAGAAATATGTAATAAGGAAAAGCTAGTTAAGAGTATAATTAATCCTCTTGATAAAGAAGAACTTATAAGGCTCATAATGAAATATAGAGGTGAAAAAGACAGCAGACTTATAAACTATTATATGGTTGGTGGAATTGAGAGAATTGAAAGATTTTTTAGGAGAAGTAAAAAAAACATAAGCGAGAGTATAAACATTGACTATCCTGGTAAAATAATGATTTATGAGAATCTAGCTATTGATGTTAATGATAATTATGTTTTAAATAGTCGTGAAAATTTGGAAGAGGGCAATGTGCTTTTAGTGGATAATAATTTTCAGATTTGCAGTATATTCACTATAAAAAGAATAAAGCAAAATAATAAGGATAAGTATTTTTTAATAAAGAATGAGAATGTAGAGGTAAGGGAGTCACAAAGCAAACATTATAATCTTTTATTTTTTTCAGAAAAAGAATCAGAGCTTCTTTATGATATTTATGAAGGCGATGTAATTGAAGTAGATTATTCTATAACATTCAATTCTTTACCTCTACTACAATTTGAAGTAAGACCATTGAAAGAGACAACAATGCCGCTAGCAATTGATTTTGGAACATCAAATACAACTGCTGGTATTTATATAGATAGAGAAATATTCCCAGGATTAAACGAAAATTTAATTGAAAATCAAGAGTATGCAGATTATGAGGATGATAAAGTTAAATTCGTTAAAATAATTGATGAAAGTAAAGAAAATGCAGAAATAACACCTCTTATACCAAGTGTTGTAGGAGTTAATCATATAAAAGAAGACAAGATAGAATATATCTTTGGCTATGATGCAATGATGGAATCAAAAAAGAGATATATAGATGATGGACTTACCATATTTTATGATATAAAGAGATGGATAAGTGATTTTGAAAAGAGTGAAAAGGTAATAGATGTTAATGAAAGAACTACCTTTATAAAAAGGAAGGATATCATAAAAGCTTATTTGGAATATGTTATATCGCTCGCACAGCAAAGATTTAAATGTAAATTCAAGAATATTTACATATCTTGTCCATCAAAGCAAAAATACAAATTCCATACTTTGTTTAAGGATATTTTAAGTGATTACACAGTTAAAAGTGAAAATATATTAGAAGAAAGTGTGGCTGTACTTTATAATACAATTTCGGAATTAATGGAAAGAAAGAAATATGTTCAAGGAGAATGGTATAAAGCTCTTATTATAGATTGCGGAGGGGGAACTACAGATCTTTCAGGCTGTAGCTTTAGTATATCTAATGGTAGAGTTTCTTATAAGTTAGACATAGAGACATCTTATGAAAATGGTGATACTGATTTTGGTGGAAATAATCTTACTTTTAGAATAATGCAGTTTATAAAGATTTTAATGGCTAATTCTTTAAGCAAGTCAAATCAAAACATAAATAAAGTTATAATAGATGAATTTAAAATTGATATATTCAGATTTGTAGATAAGTCTGGAGTAAATGAATTATATGAGACTTTAAGTGAAGAATATGAAAGAGCAGAAGAAATCATTCCTACAAAGTTTCAATTATATGAAACTAGAAGCAAAGAAGATTATTGCAAGGTAAGAAGTAATTATTATTTTTTGTTTGATTTAGCAGAAGAAGTTAAAAAAATATTCTTTGCAAATCCGGATATTTTAAAAGTTATGTTGGCACCAAGTGATATTAAAAATTCAGAGGAGAATACAATAGCCTTTGATAAGTGGAAATTATCATATGTGAATAAGGGAACATTGCAAGGGGTAAAAGAAGCACCAAGTATTTCTTTAAGTATCTATGAGATAACAACATTAATAAAAGGTGATGTTTACAATATAATAAAGAAGTTTTTAGAAAAACTTTATGAAAATGATGAGCTCTATGATTATTCTCTTATTAAGTTAACAGGACAATCCTGTAAGGTTGAGATATTTAAGGATGCTTTAAAAGAGTTTATGCCTGGAAGAATAATAGAAGTTAATAAGAGTAAAAAGGAATCCAAAGAAGAATATGAATTAAAGCTAACTTGCCTTAAGGGAGCATTAAAGTATTTATATGCTAGAAACTTTGGATATGCAGATATAACAATACAAAGCAAAGCACCAACCCTTCCATATCTTGTAACAGCGTATACTCATACAGGGGAACAAAAGGTATTAATTAAAGGTAAGGAAAAAGTGCGAGGATTTATATCAAGATTTATGGATAGAATTCTTTTGAAACTATACTTAAAAGATAGTAATGACAATGTAAAATATGAATACAACTATCAATTTAATGAAGAAGAATTAGAAAAAACAGATGCAAAAACCATAGGAGATATGTACCCTAATATAATTCAACATGAAACAGATAATATAGAAAATAGTGAAGTGAAATTCTTTGTATGGTCAGAAGAAGAACTTTGGGGATTTTATGTACTTGCTGTTTTAAGAAAAGATGAAGAATTATATATGGGAAAAGCGAAGTTCTTCTATTTTGAAAATGATAAATGGGAGAGAAACTTCTTCGATGGGCTTAAATAG
- a CDS encoding type VI secretion system Vgr family protein: MKEDFIAYDNLRVSPYEFKFIKDMNIENDINNHAIIKITGILDDEMKDSYVQNTDEETLIEVFYEKEEAHFSLFNGIVTKIKVNIINYVYTISIEAQSLDYQMDILKKKRDFQNVNMTTHELINEVMKVYPSAKYDMNIVDEPIGEFILQYDETDYEFLKRIVSRYHESLISAIEFQDIHLFLGTPEIQIEPKTEIINYTISKAIDEYNDVKSNDVENVLETDFVTYKIKTQEILNLGENLNFIGHKFYVKKAIYTMDEGKLENIYELRARGGLRSKRLYNMNVIGISINGSILEVTRDRVKVNLEISKNLNKSEAYWFPYATVAASPDGGGWYCMPEVGEKIRLDCPTKDESKAFAVNAIDTHEAKEGSAAKEDRMSNPDNKSLKTDAGKEVKFTPNGILIECDGGQASMKLNNNGSVDVVGQKNINIACAQKLSLRAENEMTISAQKSVDILCESGSNLILSEGDEILVNGTRVHNNG, translated from the coding sequence ATGAAAGAAGATTTTATAGCATATGACAACTTAAGGGTATCACCATATGAATTTAAGTTCATAAAGGACATGAATATAGAAAATGACATAAACAATCATGCAATTATAAAAATTACTGGTATTTTAGATGACGAAATGAAAGATAGTTATGTACAAAATACAGATGAAGAAACGCTTATTGAAGTATTCTATGAAAAAGAGGAAGCACATTTTTCTTTATTTAACGGAATTGTTACAAAAATAAAAGTAAATATAATAAATTATGTATACACGATATCTATAGAAGCTCAGAGTCTTGATTATCAAATGGATATTTTGAAGAAAAAAAGAGATTTTCAAAATGTAAATATGACCACTCATGAATTAATAAATGAAGTAATGAAAGTATATCCAAGTGCTAAGTATGACATGAATATTGTAGATGAACCTATAGGAGAATTTATACTTCAATATGATGAGACGGATTACGAATTTTTGAAACGTATAGTGTCTCGGTATCATGAAAGCCTTATAAGCGCAATAGAATTTCAGGATATTCATTTGTTTTTAGGTACTCCGGAAATACAGATAGAGCCAAAAACAGAAATTATAAATTATACAATTTCAAAAGCTATTGATGAGTACAATGATGTAAAAAGTAATGATGTAGAGAATGTATTAGAAACAGATTTTGTTACTTATAAAATAAAAACTCAAGAAATCTTAAATTTAGGTGAGAACCTTAATTTTATTGGTCATAAATTTTATGTTAAAAAAGCAATTTATACAATGGACGAAGGTAAATTAGAAAATATATATGAATTAAGAGCAAGGGGCGGTCTTAGATCAAAGCGTTTATATAATATGAATGTTATAGGAATATCTATTAATGGGTCAATATTAGAAGTTACAAGAGATAGAGTTAAGGTTAATTTAGAGATTAGCAAAAATTTAAATAAATCAGAAGCTTATTGGTTCCCATATGCAACAGTGGCAGCATCACCAGATGGTGGTGGTTGGTATTGCATGCCGGAAGTAGGAGAAAAAATAAGGCTAGATTGTCCAACTAAGGATGAAAGCAAAGCATTTGCTGTAAACGCAATAGATACACATGAAGCAAAAGAAGGGTCTGCGGCAAAAGAAGATAGAATGTCTAATCCAGATAATAAATCTTTAAAGACAGATGCAGGTAAAGAAGTTAAATTCACACCAAATGGGATACTCATAGAATGTGATGGTGGACAAGCATCTATGAAGTTAAATAATAATGGAAGTGTAGATGTAGTAGGACAAAAAAATATAAATATTGCTTGTGCTCAAAAACTTTCTTTAAGAGCTGAAAATGAAATGACAATCAGTGCACAGAAGAGCGTAGATATTTTATGTGAATCTGGAAGTAATCTTATATTGTCAGAGGGCGATGAAATTTTAGTTAATGGAACTAGAGTTCATAATAATGGTTAA
- a CDS encoding phage baseplate assembly protein V: MEGNQIVEAINYEKIRVNGYNLESIKSLKIETNINEHAVLKLTGILKNESKDKDVNLTTDNKTIEVYYVENESTTLFNGVVTKIEINVELDIYTLNIEAKSMSYLMDIKLKSKSFQNTSMTTHNLVSSIMQNYSGSNYILNIPDEEVKELLIQYEETDWEFLKRIASKYNQGLFPTMDGKAIQFIMEVPEQPKELKSENINYKIYKNLDNYNYMLQNYLQDASEVDYMTYEIENYEILKLGENIQFQGQAFYVYEGIYEIKNGILTNTYKLRVKNGLRQKRIFNTKVIGSSIDGKIIQVQSDLVRIHLEIDETQDEGTAYWFKFSTMSASTDGSGWYCMPEIGDSVRAYFPTKDEDESFAVSAVSGYEQGAGEAEDRMGNPDDKYLRTANDKQVKLTPNGIFISCDSGQAEMSLTSDGTLSITSQNNININATENIKIEAQKSFLVSAKQGVNFACDKGGGLVFDNSGQIQEKGTQVNNN, encoded by the coding sequence ATGGAAGGAAATCAAATTGTTGAAGCTATTAATTATGAAAAAATTAGAGTTAATGGCTACAATCTAGAATCAATTAAAAGTTTGAAAATAGAAACTAATATAAATGAACATGCTGTTTTAAAGCTAACTGGAATTTTAAAAAATGAATCTAAAGATAAGGATGTTAATTTAACAACGGATAATAAAACTATAGAAGTTTATTATGTAGAAAATGAAAGTACAACATTGTTTAATGGAGTTGTTACTAAGATAGAGATAAATGTAGAACTTGATATATATACGTTAAATATTGAGGCGAAAAGTATGTCTTATCTGATGGACATAAAATTAAAATCTAAATCTTTTCAAAACACATCTATGACAACTCATAATCTTGTAAGTTCTATAATGCAAAATTATAGTGGTTCTAACTACATTTTAAACATACCTGATGAGGAAGTAAAAGAATTACTTATACAATATGAGGAAACAGACTGGGAATTTTTAAAGAGGATAGCATCTAAATATAATCAAGGTTTATTTCCTACTATGGATGGTAAGGCTATACAATTCATTATGGAAGTACCAGAGCAGCCTAAAGAATTAAAATCAGAAAATATTAATTATAAAATATATAAAAATTTAGATAATTATAATTATATGCTTCAAAATTATCTGCAGGATGCAAGTGAAGTAGATTATATGACATATGAAATAGAAAATTATGAAATATTAAAGCTTGGAGAAAACATACAATTTCAAGGGCAAGCTTTTTATGTATATGAAGGAATTTATGAAATAAAAAATGGTATCTTAACAAATACGTATAAGTTAAGAGTGAAAAATGGATTAAGGCAGAAAAGAATATTTAATACAAAAGTTATAGGAAGCTCAATTGATGGGAAGATTATACAAGTTCAAAGTGATCTTGTGAGGATTCATTTAGAGATAGATGAGACTCAAGACGAAGGAACAGCTTATTGGTTTAAATTTTCTACTATGTCAGCATCAACTGACGGCAGTGGATGGTATTGTATGCCTGAAATAGGGGATAGTGTTAGAGCATATTTTCCAACGAAAGATGAAGACGAATCTTTTGCAGTTAGTGCAGTAAGTGGATATGAGCAAGGGGCAGGTGAAGCAGAAGATAGAATGGGAAATCCAGATGATAAATATTTGAGAACAGCTAATGATAAGCAAGTAAAGCTCACACCTAATGGAATTTTTATTTCCTGTGATAGTGGACAAGCTGAAATGAGTCTCACAAGTGATGGAACACTTAGTATTACAAGCCAAAATAATATAAATATTAATGCAACAGAAAATATTAAAATTGAAGCGCAAAAAAGTTTTTTAGTAAGTGCAAAACAAGGAGTAAATTTTGCCTGCGATAAAGGCGGCGGATTAGTATTTGATAATTCAGGACAAATACAAGAAAAAGGTACACAAGTTAATAATAACTAG
- a CDS encoding pentapeptide repeat-containing protein, with amino-acid sequence MNREESIEEFKEKVVKSLAEESKLILQKNFNDNKEKVRELIIEGIKSLIKRAKESEEEEHENKIAVFQFELLRINIVNESYKILIHGYNSLWYLDAHSIYEEIDLSFLFEPFIKLKQTLVKEKRIYMGKVNDYDIQKIIFELVTECYRNMSESARTWLWNLDEEEWMKESGVENFYTVKWSEYQGKSETIFAMDNREKNIKELLELKKQPEEKLPFVYTVWKNSELEDGDLTKQNMLFINFKGSKLKNIDFSESDIIRGQFKDAKVKRCIFINARVIVTSFENSEIEDSDFSNAECTGIDFRKCELRYVDFSNANLKNSNFTNAKFKNVSFEGANLEDAIFSSKDIPFINLTSEQLQTIYIDGGEEI; translated from the coding sequence ATGAATAGAGAAGAGTCAATAGAAGAATTTAAAGAAAAAGTGGTAAAAAGTTTAGCAGAAGAAAGTAAATTAATTCTTCAAAAAAATTTTAATGATAATAAAGAAAAAGTTAGAGAGTTAATAATAGAAGGTATTAAAAGTTTAATAAAAAGAGCAAAGGAATCTGAAGAAGAGGAACATGAGAATAAAATAGCAGTTTTTCAATTTGAGCTCCTTAGAATTAATATTGTAAATGAATCTTATAAGATATTAATTCATGGCTATAATTCATTGTGGTATTTAGATGCGCATTCTATATATGAAGAAATAGATCTAAGCTTTTTATTTGAGCCTTTTATTAAGCTTAAGCAAACATTAGTAAAAGAAAAAAGAATTTATATGGGCAAAGTTAATGATTATGATATTCAAAAAATAATATTTGAACTTGTAACAGAATGTTATAGGAATATGTCTGAATCCGCACGAACTTGGCTTTGGAATTTAGATGAAGAAGAATGGATGAAGGAAAGTGGAGTAGAAAATTTTTATACAGTAAAGTGGAGTGAATATCAAGGGAAAAGCGAAACTATTTTTGCCATGGATAATAGAGAAAAAAATATAAAGGAACTTTTAGAATTAAAAAAACAGCCTGAAGAAAAGTTACCTTTTGTATATACTGTTTGGAAAAATAGTGAACTCGAAGATGGTGATTTAACAAAACAAAATATGTTATTTATAAATTTTAAAGGAAGTAAACTCAAAAATATAGATTTTTCAGAAAGTGACATAATAAGAGGTCAATTTAAGGATGCAAAAGTAAAAAGATGTATATTTATAAATGCAAGAGTAATAGTGACATCCTTTGAAAATTCTGAAATTGAAGATTCTGATTTTAGTAATGCAGAGTGCACTGGCATAGATTTTAGAAAATGCGAGCTTAGATATGTTGATTTCTCAAATGCTAATCTTAAAAATTCCAATTTTACAAATGCAAAGTTTAAAAATGTATCTTTTGAAGGAGCAAATTTAGAAGATGCCATATTTAGTTCTAAGGACATACCGTTTATTAATTTAACTTCGGAACAACTTCAAACTATTTATATAGATGGAGGCGAAGAAATATGA
- a CDS encoding DUF4280 domain-containing protein, whose product MAQESMQNSYKLNPGEVEEQLANSSSVSSSSSESLFSDESDKAMQDKYGGELGATIATEVEGLVDRKVDNIKNDIETVKKVKSDYDEGQALLQLPLEERLAAIDKKRTEEKQNAKDEAAKAEQAEQAEKDRIENLKKQYIVNAAIIECSCSPDRSYVVIPVSHGQYINDIAQLNVKDCVPDTNIISFKVCQSPSNPSVQEAAKEVLKKAQDRKKGFFDRVMDLFGAAKEVDKIDDELVKQCAGVCKCAIDGDLSWIDGEETVIVDGKPALLGRCTTMCVFGGTIKFYTCGQEK is encoded by the coding sequence ATGGCTCAAGAAAGTATGCAAAATAGTTATAAATTAAATCCGGGAGAAGTAGAAGAACAACTCGCAAATTCAAGTTCAGTTTCAAGCTCGAGTTCTGAAAGTCTTTTTTCAGATGAAAGCGATAAGGCAATGCAAGACAAGTATGGAGGAGAGCTTGGTGCAACAATTGCAACTGAAGTTGAAGGTCTGGTAGATCGAAAAGTTGATAATATTAAAAATGATATAGAGACAGTAAAGAAAGTAAAATCTGACTACGATGAGGGACAAGCATTACTACAACTACCTCTTGAAGAGCGATTAGCAGCGATAGATAAAAAGAGAACAGAAGAAAAACAAAATGCAAAAGATGAGGCGGCAAAAGCAGAACAAGCAGAACAAGCAGAAAAAGATAGAATTGAAAATCTAAAAAAACAGTATATAGTTAATGCAGCTATTATTGAATGCAGTTGTTCTCCAGATAGAAGTTATGTTGTAATACCAGTAAGTCATGGTCAATATATAAATGATATTGCACAACTTAATGTTAAAGATTGTGTTCCAGATACAAATATAATAAGTTTTAAAGTTTGTCAAAGTCCATCAAATCCTAGCGTACAAGAGGCTGCTAAAGAAGTGTTAAAAAAAGCGCAAGATAGAAAGAAAGGTTTTTTTGATAGAGTTATGGATTTGTTTGGAGCAGCTAAAGAAGTAGATAAAATAGATGACGAATTAGTAAAACAATGCGCAGGTGTATGTAAATGTGCTATAGATGGAGATTTATCGTGGATAGATGGAGAGGAAACAGTTATTGTTGATGGTAAACCTGCATTACTTGGAAGATGTACAACTATGTGTGTTTTTGGAGGAACAATTAAATTCTATACATGTGGACAAGAAAAATAG